The Apium graveolens cultivar Ventura chromosome 10, ASM990537v1, whole genome shotgun sequence nucleotide sequence GGTGGTGGCCTTACCCACTTGACATgctttttcattttttattaACTGAATTAACAGGCCAGTGGAACAATGTTACTTTATCGGTTCTGTTTTTTATTTTATCACCTACATGCCTATGACTTATTAACGGTAATAATTTTACTTCTATATATACCTAATATTCATATCAATCTCATTCATATTCTCTACTTCTCTAAAACTTTTATTTTTTCACTCAAAAGATGAACCCAAACAATCTCCCTCCTACAAATTCTCAAAATCCAAACCCTCAATTTTCATATCCATATCCAAATTCTTATTTTCCAAACtcacaaaattttaattttaattctcAAACTCCAAATTCTCAATATCAATTTTCACATTCCCAGAATTCTCAATTTCCATTTCCATACCCTCAAAATTCTTCATATCAGTTTCCATTTCCACCATTTTCGAGTTCACAATTTGAAAGCCAACAATCACCTACTAGTTTCGAAAATTCTCCACGTTCACAAGTACCTGCTTTTAATAACGACAACAATTTTGATCTAAATAACGATTTTGAGGAAAGTGAAGATATACGTGAAATTACTGGCCCGTGGAAATGAGTTGAAGATAAACTCTTAATAAGTGCATGGTTGAATATATCGACTGATCCACTAGTTGTTACTGATAAAAAAGGTGAAGCATTTTGGGACCGTATCAAGCAATATTGCGAAGAAGATAATCCCGGTGTAATCAAGAGAGGGGTTGTCGCTATGAGAAAAAGGTAGCAAAGAATAAATGAAGGTGCTTAAAAATTTGGAGCGTGTTATGACGACGCTCGACGAAATTCTTGGAGTGGTTCAAACTTGGATAATATAAATGAGAAAGCTCATGAAACTCATTTGAAGATATATAAAAAGAAGTCTAATTTTGAACCGCATTACTTTGAGCTTCGTAGACAGCCCAAGTGGAGAACCCCTTCAAGTACTGATAGTTCAAAAAGAACTAAACTAAGCAATTCTGGAGCTTACTAATCATCGGGAAATAACGATACGCCAACAAATGAGGATGTTCAATCTCCTATTCGTCCGAAAGGTACAAAAACGGCTAAAAGAAATAGAAGGGAATGTTCATGAGTGGTCACAAAGGAGTAACAACTATTTTACTTGAAGCGGTTGTTTCATCTGATCTATGGATATGACATGCTTTTTTCGGAGTTGCTGGATCAAATAATGACATAAATGTTTTAGATCGATCACCAGTATTTGATGATGTGCTACAGGGTCGTACTCCAGAGGTAAATTATACTATCAATGACAATAATTATAGTATGGGATATTACCTAACAGATGGAATATATCTTGAATGGGCAACATTCGTCAAAACAATACCACGCCCACAAAGtgaaaaaagaaaattattttcaaaatatcaAGAAAGTCAGCGAAAAGATGTCGAACGGGCATTTGGTGTGTTACAATCTCATTTCGCGATTGTACGTGGTACTGCATGCTTTTGGGACAAAGGAGATCTTGGAAGAATTATGAGAGCATttatcataatatataatatgataGTTGAAGACGAGAGGGACACATACGCCACTCAATTTGATCCCTTACCAATTTATGATGATGCAACAAATTATTTATCTCAACCAGATTTAGGCGAGGAACCCTTTCTGCCTTATGAGACGTATATTCAAAATACTATACAGATGCGTGATAAAAGGGCACATCGTCAATTACGAAATGATTTGGTTGATCATATCTCGCAGTTTCACAATAATTGTTAAATTTTTCATAttgtaatatttttaatttaatgaTTTCTTGTTTGATGTTTTTaatgtaatatttttttttaattttttttaatattatgaTGTATTTTAATTATGgaacatatttttattttgataatatttttaaaattatttaatttaattattaaaattaaacattattcatcaaactaaaataaatttgaaataacattttatattatatataatacaataaaCTTAAAGGTCCAAAAGTGGACACCATTGGACCAACCGGGCCATTTGCTTCTCGTCCCCATTTCAACTCACGTGGCATACAGGTGGTTGGGAGAAAAAGTGGGAAACGTCCTAACCATTGTGGGTGCTCTTAACTTTTCATTTTTGTGTTTCATATGGGGAACATAAGAAATCTCAAGAAAATCAATATATTGTTCAATTAAGAAAAGCATAAAGGATGATACTGATCAATTTCTGTTCTGTTCTGGTGCATTAAATTTCGAATGAGCCTTTTAATAATTTTTGTACTTGACCCTACACTAACAGCTAGCTAGCATTCTTCTATTGTGCACCATTGAGGAGTTACAATTTATACACCCGGATATAGATGTACATTATAACATTCAATAGAAAATAAATACTAAAACTGAGAGAGGGTGATAGACTGAGTGTGAGAAGTGAAGGTGAGTTGGTTCGGAGAGGTCTGTGTGCTCATCCTTTCTATTTAAGGCACCGATGCATTTTCTTGAATTTGTAAGACATACATTTAGCATAAAATTTATATCTATATATTTAATGAATTGTATACCTTTGGAATCTAGCATATGTTGTATAACTCTAGTCTAACTTTGGTGTAAGCGGATGTAAGATATAAATCAAAATTGTTTGATAGATTAATTTCTTGTTACACTTGATATTTTTGAAAACAGTACATATCTTTTGCTAATTCATTTTCAACTTATTTTATTCttctaatttataatattttgacTTTTTTGTTAGTTTTAAATTatcaattttttataattttaattttgttaGTAGTATCAAATTGTTAATTTTATATAAGAGTTTGCATTAGTAATTCCTCATGTTCAATGTCTAATTTTAAGGAATTGAGAGCTAGTACTATATTTTAAGTTTTCAGTTTCCAAAACATTTAGATATTCTGAATCATTTTCAATGATTTTCCAAATTATACATTTTCAACCTTCATAGATAAATACATTTTGAACCTaaatttcttcatttttctatggtcttgtattattatttttatataggAGTGTTGTGAAAGaaaaatatatcaaaattttttatttattagcAGAAAGAATATGTACAAAAATGAAGCCTAAAAATCTTCCTTTTTCTATGGTAACTGATATTGTATAATTGTTTTTTATAGGACTAATGTCTTGAGCACTTtaaaagaaaatttgtatttgtAATTTTTTTAGCCCAGTGACTTTCcaatatatatatgcatgctttACTTTACTCTGTTTTATAATGTGATCTACAGGTTTTCAATCTACAAGTGAAGGAGATCATGTTAAATTCGATTTCGTGCTTGCTGATCAGTATGTTGAATGTACATGTCTGCATTACAGCAAGTTCAGGGAGATAAACGTAATACAAAATAGTTATATGATCTCATCAGGAGACTATGTGGGGTACCAAACTGATGGAGAAAAAAGCGGCTCTAATTTCTTGCAATCCAGGGATTCTCATTTTGTGATCAAAGGAATCAAGGAACAAGAATTTGAGTCTTTCAGGAAAATAGGATCACAATATTTCGATCATGTAGCTGGACAACAAACATGTCTTAACAAGACCTGGGGAGTCTATAAACTTGTGGCATATGGGTAAGTCTCCTATTTTCTTGTTACAGAAAAGATAAGGATTCCTGATGCCGGAAACCCCTGTATATACGACATTAAGGGAATAGAGATGAGAAGAAAAAAATCGGTCTCTAGTACGGGTTTTGATGAAAGTTTTCTAGGAGAGATGTTGGATGAATGTGTTTCCTTTAACAAAGCTAGTACAGAAAAATATCTATTCCTCTCTTATTCTCGAAGTGAAGTACAGTTGGGTATATAACAAAGAAATACAACAGATCTCCTATAATCTAGAACTAGAATCAGAGAACGAGAGTGACGATGTGGATAAAGACGAGGAATCTGTGTCAGCAACAGGTGCCCACTCTATATTCTGAGAACAAGACTGATAAGAGGCAAACATTTTTATGTATGGAAATGTATTTTCATAAAAAAGAACATCAAGAGAGGTGTATATATTCGATGTGACTGGATCAAAGCATAAATGAACATAATACTGTGTTGAAAAACCGAGATATACACATGGCGTGGATCGAGGTTGTAACTTTGAACTAGCATACGGTTTAAGCCACGGGTAACATAAACACCCAAATACACGAATAGTGTCGTAATTAGGGGGTTGTGCAAAAAGACACTGATATGGAGACACATTTCCATTAATCTGAGTGGTAAGTCTATTGATGAGATAGGTTGCTTGACGACATGCAAATGACCAGAACACTGAAGGAAGGTGAGGTTGATGTAGTAAAGTACGGGCAGTTTCAATAATATGGCGTCGTGTCAATGAAGGCGAGATTGGAAACATGGCGCTGAAATATAGCCTTTGGCAAAGGTTTCGTCAAAGCATCAGCGACCTGATCAACATATTATACATGTGTGACATCAACTAATTTTCTCTGAACTTGGTCCCTAACGAAATGAAAATCAATAGCAACATGCTTCATACGGCTATGAAATACAGGATGTTGACACAAGTAGATGTCACTGACATTATCACTGTAAATAACAAGCTTCGAACTCAAAGACACACGTAACTCAAGCAACAAATTAGTAATCCAGTTAGTTTCAGCTAGAGCATTGACAACAACACGATACTCGACCTCAGTAGAAGAGCGTGCCACTGTTCTTTGTTTTCTGGATGACCAACTGATTGGTGTGCCACCATAATAAACCATATAACCAGAAGTAGAAGTTTGATCTAAAATATTGTCAGCCCAATCCGAATCAGAGTATACGTGTAAGTGAGGAACCAGGGAGCGACATATATGCAGGCCATACGTACTTGTAGCTTTGAGATAGCGAAGTACTCGTTTAGCAGCTTGCCAGTGAGACTTTTGGGGACAATGTAGAAATTGTGATAGCTTGTTCATAGCGTAAGCTAAGTCAGGCACTGTAAATGACAGATACTGCAACTTCCCAACCAAGCGCCTATAATCAGTAATGTCTAAATGTGGTTCAGATAGATCAATTGTGAGCGCCAAAGAGTCACTCATAGGAGTGATAACACCATTGCTCTCATGCATATTTGTTTCCCGGAGTAGATCATGGATGCACTTTGTTTGGGACAAAATGAGGCCTCCGTTGTGACGAAAAATCTCAACACCAAGAAAATAATTAAGAGA carries:
- the LOC141691957 gene encoding uncharacterized protein LOC141691957; this translates as MNILDPAFHDFDEDRTEMSLEDNQIWATYDDDDDDDCMPRFYAFVQKHRSPVFDDVLQGRTPEVNYTINDNNYSMGYYLTDGIYLEWATFVKTIPRPQSEKRKLFSKYQESQRKDVERAFGVLQSHFAIVRGTACFWDKGDLGRIMRAFIIIYNMIVEDERDTYATQFDPLPIYDDATNYLSQPDLGEEPFLPYETYIQNTIQMRDKRAHRQLRNDLVDHISQFHNNC